The following are from one region of the Nicotiana tabacum cultivar K326 chromosome 3, ASM71507v2, whole genome shotgun sequence genome:
- the LOC107759220 gene encoding transcription factor PRE1-like gives MSSRRSRQSSAGSSRISDDQIIDLVSKLQQLLPEIRTRRSNKASASKVLQETCNYIRNLNREVDDLSDRLSQLLSTIDADSPEAAVIRSLLM, from the exons atGTCAAGCAGAAGGTCAAGACAGTCATCAGCAGGTTCCTCAAGAATTTCAGATGATCAGATAATTGACCTCGTATCCAAGTTGCAACAACTTCTTCCTGAGATTCGAACCCGTCGCTCCAACAAG GCATCGGCATCAAAGGTGCTACAAGAAACTTGCAACTATATAAGAAATTTGAATAGAGAAGTGGATGATCTTAGTGATCGTCTTTCTCAATTACTCTCCACTATTGATGCTGACAGTCCAGAAGCTGCAGTTATCCGAAGTTTACTAATGTAA